One Leptodactylus fuscus isolate aLepFus1 chromosome 11, aLepFus1.hap2, whole genome shotgun sequence genomic window, AAGACTTAGATGCCTTAATCAATCTGGGCATCTTCTCAATTGGGAAGATGAGCTTCTCAGGTTCCCCCACTTCTTCCTCAGAGGAAATTTCATCCACTATGCGGAGGTCTTCCAGAGGGGGAAGGGATACCTGGCGGGACTCAACCCGAGGTCTCTTGGCTAGATGTGCAATTGAATCCTTCATTTCCCTCATAGAATGCTCCACAAATTCTTTTACCCAGCCGACCACATCCCAGAGGGGTGTGTCCTCAGATGAGGGACCTCTGCAACCACGGCAGTATTGATATTCATAGCCATCAGGCAACGGGATATCGCACTTCCTGCAGGCTAAGTGCCTGCGTTTAAAGGCTGATTTTCTCCTGGGATCCACGGAAGAGGAGGACATCTAACAAAACAAGAGATATAGGTTAATTCCTATTCAAGGAATAAGTAGCCCCTTCACCCGACCAACATACTCTCACAATGCATCCAAAACAGCTAGGAGCTTGCTAGCAGTGAGAAGTCACAAGGCAGCAAACAGCTTGTGCACAGGAAGTGAACAAGCATAGACCCAAGGGTCAGGATGGCTCAAATAGGACTCAACCCGGAAGTGAACCCGGGAGCGCACCGAGACCAGCGCCCGGCCAAAACCTGCAACATCTAAGAAGATTCCACTCCAGTAATAGTGGAAAGAAAGGTTCTCTTCCCCCTAGCGACCAGAGAAACCAGTGCGGAGGAGAAGAACCAAGGTGGGGAGAGCGCCCCCGCACCCCAgattcccccccccttcccgagggGTGATGAGGGAAGAAGGAGGACCGAAGCACGCAAGAACCGGGGGGAGAGGCAGAgataccccccccacacacacacacacctgtccacacacaggacataaaaaaaacacaggggggaggaggtctctccagcctcttatagggggaaaaaactgttagctaattaaaagttccacctgtcctaacagcacacaggggcaggaatacccccatcttgtgctgctgttgggcgtaggaggAATGATTATTTAAGCCTCCACTCTGCACTGTTATCTCCATGTCTTGGGTTCTCATTTATCTGCATATAGCCCTTCTTCCTCTTTTACCATCCCTAGCCATGCCCCCCAAGTAAATTCAGGAATGACCTTTTCAATTTCCGACAAAAGCCCATGTGAGTGTGCATTTAGTACTTGCACAACACCAATACTTGGCCCATTTAGTAGACCAGTGGTTAGGAAAGAGATGCAAATGTGACAATCTGAATACCGTCTTGTCTATGACTATTGAGTTGCATAGCCTTGACTAAAGGTCATGAACAGCAATCATAGGGTCCAAAGTAAAACTCAGAATAGGCTGCACTGAGAGCACTGCCAAATGTTCTAGAGTTCACGTGAATGGGGACGGAGATGCAATGATGCAGTTTGGTCACTACACAGCCACTCCCACTCCATACGCCGATCCAATAATGGCAACCTTTCCTAAGAATAGACCGTCAGTAGCAATACTTAGAGAGCCCATGTCACATCTACTACTTCTGTTTTAAGCCCAAAAcggctacagatatacagtacagcTCCCATAAAGTCCATAGCTGGTTTGCTATACAATAGGCAATGTGTTAATTTGATGAAAAATCTAATAGTAGGAAGTACAGGGAAACTATAGGAAAGGGACTGTACAATTCTAAGAAGCCTGGGTGACTCCATGACAAAGTATAGTCTTGTTGCCGCTACTAATGGCTGATAAGAtaacataatcctttaatagtcccaccatggagaaattcattTGATGTATATAGATAACATAGTATCAAGAGGAAATAAATAAGGAACATTaactgcaatataaaaaaaaaaaatctttattaacaAATGGATTGCTTAAGTTACAGTTTCCCTTCAAAGTATTCCAATGGTCGCACATGGAGGGGAGAAACATAGGTATGCTATATGTTCATCTGATATGATAGATCCCTAGTGAAAGGAAGATGTTAGAATTATCTGCAATGATGGGGCAATTAATTTACAAGTAACATCATTAATACATTCTTGTACAGCCCTGAAGATTTCCTTTATTAAATGGGATGCTTTTGTTCAAAGACAGCGCCACCCCTATCCACAggtcgtgtctggtattgcagctcagttccactgAAGTGACTAAAGTTGAGCAGCAACACTCCAATGGCCtgtggacaggggtggcgctgtttttagaaggaaATCCTGTAAttgtggataactcctttaatccTTCATCAATGacctatgtatgtatatattatataatagccAATATACTATtcttatgaaaaaaaaagaaagtcataCTACACCAATAACTAAATAAGGGCTTATATCCAGAACCACAAACATCAAAAATAATAGATCTAGAGATTTCAGATGAGAACTGTAGCCTGTTCTCCAGGCATAGAAAAACTACAGTACAAAACCCTACACATAATGCAGTTCAGCCACCAGATGGCAGTATTTATCAACCATCTGCAGGTAGAGCGTATTTAGATGGAGGGCTGTAGTGCAGGTATACAGGATTCTCCATGTAAATAATATTCAATAGAACCCAGGATGCACAGTCATCACTCAGATTCGTGATGTCATATGATGGATGACGCTCATGTGTCTGGGGAATGTTGGTTGGAGTTCATGTCCGTCACATGTAAAGGATCCAGTAACTTGCTAATATCTTCATTGTGACTTCTTTTTACCACTCCGACTTTTCCACATGACATATGTCACAAAGACACCTGATAGAAGAGAGACAAGGATGTCATATTGGCTGTTTATAGAGTAGCACGTACAATGCTGCCAGGAAGAACTAGATAGGTATGGTCAGTACTGCCAAGTATTATGGAGGCTGCTAAATCCAGTGATCAGCATCATTTGGCACTCCAGATGCTgagaaactataactcccaggaTTCACCTCTACAGGTAGTTCCAAGAGGAGCAGAGCTAGTGCTGCCATCTCTGACTACCATAACAGCAGGCTGACTTCACTCACAGAGGACCCGCCCACTCTTCTTAAATATCTCCTTTGGTAAATACTATCCCCCCTCCCTctaatataacaattctggaacataTTTTCTTAcaactctgcattgtgctgttcctctgtttatCTTCCTGGAAATTTGTGAATAAATTGAGGACTGGCTGTTACCAGTTAGGGGGTGTCCTTTGAGTCACAGTCTTACTCTGACCAATTAACTCTGACAAGGAGAATGGAAACATCTAGTTGTcatttcaggaggaataacagaggaacaacacatgGCAGAGTTATAATAAAAGATGCCCCAGAATTGTTATTACACAGGGAAAACAAATAGTAAAGCACGCGTCAGAATAGGTAAAAGGTCCCCTCTAAAGTGTCTCTAacgctaaaataaaaaaaaccctctagAGAAGAGTTAGGGATTGCTGTCACCATCACTAacagaccccaccgatcagcaatttATCAAAATTTATAAATATCGTCCATGGCATAACCTTTGCAAACACGACTTACCCATGAGGAGCAGCAGAATGAGCCCAGCCAACAGAGGCAGCAGCACCGCGTACTCGCGTGGAAGGAAGAAGGAATGGATGACATGGTCACTGTCAATAAACGGCTGGAAATAAAATCAGAAGGCGGAATTATAATGAATGATAAAACTAAGGGACCATTCACACGACTGAATGTGTATCCAGATCGGGGGTGAGTTTATCATGGACTGCAGTGACATCTGAGTGTCATCCTAGTGTATTACATAAAGCATTCACGTCTATGGCGGCTTCCGTTCCATTCCGGTAACAGGGATAATTATAGAGCAAGTCCTATCTTGCTTCGGGTCTTTGGAATGGATCCAGAAGCCCCATAAACATTGATGCATCACAGAATACACGAGGATGACGATCAGATGTCACTACGTGCAGTCCATGATAAACTCAGCACCCTACTCGGATGCACACTCAGTCAGGTGCATAAGCCCTAAAGGTGCGCAAATATAGAGTTTGGAGTGACCTGATGTTAGCTGTCGCGGAAAGAAGGATCAGGTTGTTGGAATTAAACAGTCACTCCTTTATCTCCAAGGTCTGAGGAGTCTGGTATCAGCTTATTATCTTGCCAAAATTGACAACCAATCCATGCAAGCTAACAGATATCTAAAGTATATGGACAATTGTGTGGATATTCCAGTAATTATAAATTATCTACTAAAGCATGCTGGGTCTTGTAGTACATATGTGCAGGCAGATATTTCATGCTGACATCTGTAGTGCATAAACAACTGGGTACCTATAGGCAGGCTTAGATTGCTCATGGAACCCCAGTCCACCACAGTATGATGGGACTGGTAGTACATATGAACAGATGGGTATTTATGGCTAGCTTGAGCACAGTTCTATCACTTCAGGTCAAAGATCATGCTGAGACGTGAAGTACCAATTAACAAGCGAGTATCTACATGAAGCCTGAGCACGCTCATAAAACCTTAGTCCATCATAGTaagctgctgggacttgtagtgcatatGTATAGGTGGCTATCTATATGAGCATCCACATAACAGTGGTCCATTCagtatgctgggacttgtagtgcatatGTATAGGTGGCTATCTATATGAGCATGGACATAACAGTGGTCCATTCagtatgctgggacttgtagtgcatatGTATAGGtggctatatatatatgaacatggACATAACATTTAGTGGTCCACtcagcatgctgggacttgtagtgcatatGTATAGGTGGCTATCTATATTAGCATGGACATAACAGTGGTCCACTCAGTATGCTGGGACTAGTAGTTCTTCACATACTTCCTGGGTCTAATCCAGGACTTACCAGGCAGATGACCCAGACTGTGTAATACAGGAACAATACAGTGCTGAAGGCCACCAGCCCAGCCCCGGCCAGCCGGTCCGTCCCTGTTGCCTGCAACAAAACACAGACAATTACCGATAACCGTACAATACAGCAAGTCCCGTACTGCATCTCACCGGCCACTGAGCTCCAACTCACCATGCTGCTACGTCACTCAATCTCCATACTTCCGGATTACTATAGTAGCCAATCAAAAGACCTGTGTGACGCGAAGGATCTTGGGAATTGTAGTTCTATCCTGCGCACGTAACTGACGCAAAGAATTGACATGAACCCACCCCCATAAATCCTGCTCACTGACGCCAGAGCTGTGACAGGCTCAGTTACCTCACTCAGTTCTCGTCAAGCAGAACATCCTGCGTGCCGTTTTTTAAGCGGATATTTTTAGCGTTTTTTTTAGTGAAACACTAGCACACAGGGTTGTGTTACTTAACATCGACCATTTCTTTTTAAGTTCTTAATTTTTGTGAAAAAAAGGAAACGACatagtttttagttgttttttttttttggcctctcATTCATTCCTATACCCCTGAAGAGAAGGCGGGATGTTACTTTTGCTGCtagcactgaaatgaatgggaggcaaatttccattttttctttcaagcaaaatcagctccaaacaatgttgtgtgaacattccctaagcctaaggtcccatgttgcagaaattcagtagaaaaaaaaaaaagacgttttACATTGCCAGCAAAGTGAGAGAGTCtaatggctaatcccatacacacattgtgaGGAGACAACTGGGGAAAAGCTGCAAAAACAAGCATGTCCGTTTTACCTGTGGATTTAATATGGGAAgataaaacgcaatgaaaaacaatgtggaaaaaaaatacaatgcggGTGTGTTTTTTAGCTGTGGTTGACCTTAGTCTACGAATGTCAACTAAAGATAACACCCTAATGCTCTATAACAATAGAAATTATAGGACCCCATAACAGAGCCGTTCACTCTTCCCTCATAACAAGGTGCCCCCTAGGTGCCTTAATAACAGCACCAGTCAATCACAGTGTCCCCTCAACAGTGCCAACTAATCAGAACATTCACAGTATCCCATAACAGTAGAAACCATTATACTGACAGTGCCATCCTCAATAACAGAGGCAGTCATCATCATAGCGCCCTCTGAACAGCGTCATCCACTGTGTCCCATACAAGTGATGAATAATAATTAAACCATGCGCAGATCCCAAGAATAATAAGAACCATAGTATTATATCTGTAGTGTCCAATAACAGTCATCCATGGTACACATCATAATAACCACAGATGTCTCTTCACCATCATACCTGCTGTCTCTCAAAGTACCTCACTCACAATGCTGCAGTTACATTGTCATCCACAATGCCCTACAAGTGGCAACTAATCATAACACCCACAGCATTCAATAATAATTGTCTATGGTGCCCCATAATAGAAGTAACTACAatgccccttaaaggggttgtcccatcacaaggatcctatctatactgctagtttatgtggatttaagacttttcctaaatgcattgctttgtcaaaactgctttgtttggccgctatcttaatttattcacttcattgcttacactccgtttctatgacccttgggattatctgctcatttctcaAGTGATATAGCTGCCtactctcagagggggagggaggggctggagcggctctgagctgtttgagaagctccgatacttaaatgacacagatagggaaGGTGAGAGCTCCCAGATTTCTGacctcttatcagtcggtttaattgaatttggctgataaggggctgagatagggagtctgttacctctgtatgtaatgcaacctgactcaaatccagctctgctacatcagtttcacactgtggtaattcatttacaaccaatcccgtgcaagtgaaaccccgcccacctatgtgccaagaaaagcagaaagtgaagagagcacaacagcctgcaggttagtgaacaagcgtcatgggaatacccctttaactataccCACAGAGCTTCAATAACAGTGCTGTGTCCAAGTGGGAACTAATCATTACCCCTACAGAGACCCATAACAGTGCCATCCACAATGCCTCTTTTACAAAGCGTCCCTATAACACTATCAAAGTGCCTTCATAATACTGCCAGCCTCATTGTGCCCATTCTAGATGCCACTACTGTATCCCTCTAATAGTAACAACCATGGAGAACTCACCATGTTAATATGCAGACCTCTGATTTTTAGATATACATATGATGTGCTGGTACAACAGGATAAAGAGGTCTAGACTTTATCTCTGGACCCTAGGAGCCTCTTTTGTTACAGGGGACCTCCACTATAGCAACCAAATGCCCTAGCAGGGAAAGGGTTTGTGCCAGGTAGATGCCCTAAAAACCAATGAGCCCTACACTCTATTTTTGACAGGTCAAAGTAGTATTACAGTAACGGATAAGTCATTAccagcttgctgatggtttccagcttgcaaaagaaaagaaaaacatgcagcaaaatacaaaaaaagtctaaaaataaTGAGGATATATTGTAAAGATGTCACATTCTGCTGACTACACAACTCATCTTAATAAAATATCACCCTTCAATTCCACAATCCACAGGTATTTATTGACTAGTGACTGGGGGAAATCACCCTGTAACGTCATTTCTGTCACTCCAGGCTGACGTTCCTAATCCCTATTAGTCTTTGTAATaccaaaataaatattaaaaatagaaAGCTTTtaataaagtgtaaaaaaaaacaaacccacccCAGTTTCCTAGGAAGAGAAGGATGGGAGTGATTTTCTGGATGACGGCTGAATAGCTATCACGTTTTACTCTAATGGGTAGCTCATGGTAAGTCATCTTTTTGAGTAGGAATTTAATTGTTGggctaataggggctcctctgtGTAAGGGAAAAATAGTGCTGCATGTGGTTATGTTACTGTACATGCATGCAGTTTATTTATCTCGCCCAGCTCCAGTCGTTTTAGAatagcacaacgcgtttctgctGTCACAACCCAATCATTATGTCTATTTCTAGttgtatacggtaaagcagagcTGTCTATACTATGTGACTCTTGTCTGTAATCCCACCACCTATTCATTTTACTTCCCTCTAATTTTACAGAAAAATTCACAAGTTCCCTTTATGAAGGAGTCAAAAATAAACATGAAAGGGTCCTTGTTTTCAGATGTGTCACAAGATGTCGGCTCAGAAAAGACGTAATGAGGACTGTGACAACCAGGTACAGATATACAGCTGCTTTATGCTGACATTAGATGCCTAAAATAATCCCAAATTCAACTGGAGACGTCAAAGGAGTTTTCTTATGAATATAACcactaaaagttaaacattttgacAAGTAGAaatcattacaaattttgcagagttcttccattcttacactaggttcacacaagcATTGCATCTCCGTTGTTGGCATCCATCGGGAGACTTGAACAATGGAGACCCAGAGAGCCCCATTGACTCTAAtcgggtccattgggtgtctgttatttttaaactgaaattggTGGAGGAAAAATGAATTTCGGTGAACGTTGCTAGTCTCCAACagagagcgcagatgtgaacgcagtCTTAGAGgtgttatgtccctcagtggccgctgcacacagtattatgtccctcagtggcccctccacacagtattatcccccatagtggcccctgcacacagtattatcccccatagtggcccttccacacagtatttatcccctatagtggcccctgcacacagtattatacaccatagtggcccctgcacacagtattatgccccactgtggacacccataaacaattattatagtctgggggggtttcagaccgcagagtataataatcagagacccagggggagaaaaacataaaaaaaaactctgttagctatctcccggctcctacgctgtcggcctccgctgtagtccatcttcaattacgtcagacgtcacatgacccgggacgcaggccggaatcatgagacgtcagaggactaggcctgaagcctgcccgcattgtggagaggtaagtaacagtgttatttatgtttcttacctctcatggggctccgattattatacttaggggtctgaaaaaacccctagtataatgatagtgtttgtggggcctgcggtgtaaCTTCCAGAAGCCGCAGCAACCACAAAAGTTCCAGTTGTTTCAGTCACGATACCCCCAAATACACCCATCCATAAACTCATCTCAGGGCACCAGCCACGATAAATGCAAAACGGCACCCTGACGTCCTCCCTGACAGTGAAGTGTTAATATGTGCTGGGATCATTTGTACTATTTGTCACCTATGTGCTATAGATTTGCTGTATATGCTGCTGCCTTGATCCTCCATTATGGCTACAGGATACACATTGCTTCTTTTTTGCTTAGGACTAGTTTTGGGGGACCCCAATGGATGTATTAAAGTGAACCCCTGCAAGTGCCTAATGAAGGACGGCTCAGGGGTTGTTAATCTGGCCGCATTAGGAAATATGGATGGATTTCTGATCCGGAACAGGAAGGTGCAACGTGAAGTGAAGGGGAAAAGAGTGGAGCAGTCGGTGACCTTCAGCCCGTGCCATCCTTTTAGTGAACCCATGGCCCTTCTGAACTGCTCCCATGTGGCTGTGTGTGTCGTGTCCAGGTAATGTGGTAATGTACTACAAAGGGGGCCTATAATTTATATCTGTGTGTTCTAACATTATCTATAGTATATCGAAATTCAGATCCAAGGTGTTGATTTTATGAGCAGTAGATACAGGAGGGATATCTGGGTTACTTTACATATGGTTACctacatagcagtatatatacggtatatatatatatatatatatatatatatatatatatatatatatatatatatatatatatgtgtgtgtgtgtgtgtgtgtgtgtacattgtACTGATGTTGCTTCAACCCTTGTCAGCAAGCAAAGATATTGCTCATCtctgaaaggggttttctggggcttACATATTGTTAGGATAGGTCAATATGTCGGACCCCCCCAGATCAGCTAGTTCAAGAAGCCACAGTGTTCAAGTGAGCACGGTGGCTTATTCACTGAATGGCGTGCaaagctctgtacattgtataatgcttggtattgcagctcagccccattcacttgaaagagacagagctgctgctgcaccaTGACTGATGAGCATGATATCTGCTCCGGAAGGAGGATACTGTGCTCACAAGCATCAAACAGTTGATCAATGAAAGCTCAAGACTTCTACcgattagatattgatgacccatcaatatgtaagtaccagaaaactcctttaagtatcCTGTATTTTAGAGGGTTTTCCTtgggatagatcattaatatcagatctgtaGGTTCCCCTACTAATCAGCTGAGGGGGACACAGTGCTTAAGTGAACTTTGTATCTGTGACTTCACATCCATCATATATGGGGTCcttcaagtgaatgagactgaactgcattatcaagcacaaccactatacaatgtatggggcTGTGCTTGGAATATAATGACGTGTCTGCAGTGTTTCACCAAGCATCGCTGGCTCATCCTTTGGCTTGTTATGGAGGTGCCAGAAGTCAGACCATCACCGACATGATATTGGTAttgaagtcctggaaaacccctttaagttttagttACATGAAGCTTTATTCAACTACTAATTCGGCACATTTTTTAGACTATATAGTAATTCTTGATTCTTGTATGCAGAGACTCAGAGGTAACTGAAAGTGCCCCCCAATATACAGGATTTGGAATGCATGAAGGCAATGAGTTCATTTACAGCAATGACAGCAAAATTTTGTCAGTGACGTACAGAGGTAAGTCATGGAAGAAGCAAAATATACTAAAGATGGAGATTTAATGTAGTCACTGAATACTGTgaatatttaaaggggaactccattaTTTAGACTTGTATTTGTGgatattaaagggttttctgggacttacatATTGAGGAAATTTGGGATCTCTACAAATCAAATGTTTGAAGAGCCTGCCTCCCTCTTCCCTTGCCGAAGAcggttcatcggtcacatggtacagtagaagctcagtcccattcaagtgaatggggctaagctacaataccaagcatagccactatataatatatggcaCTGTACTTTGTATTCAGTGAAGAAGTTGCAGTGCTCACCCGAATGCTGTTGCTTCATCATCcatgtgattggtggaggtcccggATGTtgtacccccaccaatcatatattgatggcctatcctaagactaTAAAAGTCCCAGAAGAACCCTTTAATAACCTGATAATGTTTTCTCTCTAGTATTTTAGTTTATTGTAGCTTATAGAAGCGGAAACGATATAGTCTGGTATTATTGAACTTGTAGCAAGACACTACAAAACACTCAGGCAAAACATCATTGTAAAGTATAGAGGACGGGACACAACATCAGGCTCCCATCAGACAATGCAACCGAATAAACTAAGTAAAAAGTGATAAAGCAGCCGAAACTAAAGGTAACAGTGGGTTAAAATGACTGTAATGTGGTGACATATAATTGTGTCTCTGCTCTGTAAAATGAAGAGATAGCGATGATCATGAAGAGCCTTTTAAGCAGGCACAGACTACTTGGCGCCGCTGCTCTACAGATTTGCAGCTGGTTTGCTGCTTCCTTCTTCGCTGTAGCCATGAGGtagatacagcagagggcgctgtATCACTACAGGAGGATTCTTGTCATCGTTGCAATGAACCAAAGGTAAAGTTGGATCTGAAAAGGTTAAAATgatgaaaataaataaagtaagaaGTTtggaagcggcggccgccggccatACATATTAAGTTAACATCTGCCAAACATGTCAATTTAGGTGCTACCCCGGTGATGTCTATGGGGTTGTCCTGACTCTGTACCAGACATGTAGGATTTTACATGATGATCCTTTGGTTCTCAGGGTTGATAAGCCAACAGAGATGTCCGATAGAGTCATCATACTCCTCCCTCCTGTTCAAAAGACATGCATGGTTGACTTGAGATGAATGTGCATGGGTTATAGTGGTGTTGATAGGGTAGATACTTAAGTAATAGAGATTGATTAAAGTATTgcttaaaggggtcctatcactcagacatgattttttctaagtaccacatcggaatagccttaagaaaggctattcgtctcctacctttcgttgtcttctccacaccgccgttcgcctacaatcccgtgtACAGCCCGTTTGTACATATAGGAGGTCATCATGATGTAACCCATAGGCAGCAAATACAGCTTCGTGTTATGAGGCTGCCACTTATACGACTGCCAGTAGCTGTCATAATAATTAAATGGCTAATATTTTTTTGAGTCATTGGTCCTCATTTACACTTGATGTCCTGCCAGTCAGACAGGGCGGGAAACTGTATATGATTGGCTTTGTCTTCAAATCTCTGCCTTAAAAAAAGCAGGAACATGAAGTTCCAGAGATGATCAGACTTGTAATTCCTTCATATACAGGTTAAGACAAGATTACCAAGAGTTTTTGGGTTAGTATGCCCTGTCTCAGGTCTGTATAGTAAAACAATGTCCGCCTGTCTGGATTTTAAAGGAGCTTATCGTATTACACACACAGGAAACGGAGGGGATATTGTGTCAGTAATAGACGGGTGTTGGTGCAAAGGGGAGGTAGTTTTTTAAAATGTCTCGTGACTCCTGACAAACGTCTCAAATATTAGAGATGGTTGTAA contains:
- the DPM2 gene encoding dolichol phosphate-mannose biosynthesis regulatory protein isoform X2, which gives rise to MATGTDRLAGAGLVAFSTVLFLYYTVWVICLPFIDSDHVIHSFFLPREYAVLLPLLAGLILLLLMGVFVTYVMWKSRSGKKKSQ
- the DPM2 gene encoding dolichol phosphate-mannose biosynthesis regulatory protein isoform X1 translates to MQYGTCCIVRLSVIVCVLLQATGTDRLAGAGLVAFSTVLFLYYTVWVICLPFIDSDHVIHSFFLPREYAVLLPLLAGLILLLLMGVFVTYVMWKSRSGKKKSQ
- the LOC142185439 gene encoding uncharacterized protein LOC142185439, producing the protein MKDGSGVVNLAALGNMDGFLIRNRKVQREVKGKRVEQSVTFSPCHPFSEPMALLNCSHVAVCVVSRDSEVTESAPQYTGFGMHEGNEFIYSNDSKILSVTYRASEESPLRTVVHFNCSSVSLVTFPPVEDITEVLEISVQSPCACPSSCHAEDVGPGNIILLMFMLSLASYFVFGASALRSMQTPEGSHITPEPRIWPAIHVY